TAAGTCTTGTTCATTCATACGCTTTTCCTTTCTGTCTTACTTGCTCCATATGATGCAAGATAGATATCATTGTCAGCGCTACTGCCGCTCACGCCGATTGCACCATAGGTGACATCTTTATTCTTAAGTGGATAACCTCCACCTAGAGTTATGATTTTCTCATCAACCATATCTTCCAACCCTTCAAAAGGGGCTCCTTGGCTGACCAATGTCTTAAGTTCATGGGTCGGCATCTGAAGAGCTGCCGATGTGAATGCTTTTTTCTCAGCAAGTCCTTTGCTAATAAAAAATGCATCATCCATCATTTGAGTTAAAATACTGACGCCGTCTTTGTTGGCTATACTGATGACAACTTTTGCTCCCATGCGTTTTGCTTCATTTTCAATTACGCTTGCGATGTGTTTTGCCAAATCCAGGGTCATGCTTTTTGGGTGTGTTCCTACTGGATTTGAGGTATCCATGGATTGGAGAACTAAGTCTCTAAACTCAAGTCTTCTTGCCAGAACAAAGAGATAATCCGATAACCTGTTGATGTACTTACTAATGCTTGTCTGTATGTTTTTGGTCTCTATCAGATGGGTTAACCGTCGCTCTGCTCGTCTCGCTATGGTTCTTGCCAAATCAATCTGGGCTGCGACCTTAAGGTCTCCCGGATAAATGAAGTGGTCAAGGGGCGGAAACAGCTGTTGATTATGATCAATGGCCTGTTCTAGGGCTTTT
This sequence is a window from Vallitaleaceae bacterium 9-2. Protein-coding genes within it:
- a CDS encoding cob(I)yrinic acid a,c-diamide adenosyltransferase encodes the protein MSVYTKKGDGGMTDLFNGQRVHKTDIHIETLGNIDELTSAIGIVRSTLQEDDIASELLNIQKRLKDIMAVIASDFEKDIDTQEDTKALEQAIDHNQQLFPPLDHFIYPGDLKVAAQIDLARTIARRAERRLTHLIETKNIQTSISKYINRLSDYLFVLARRLEFRDLVLQSMDTSNPVGTHPKSMTLDLAKHIASVIENEAKRMGAKVVISIANKDGVSILTQMMDDAFFISKGLAEKKAFTSAALQMPTHELKTLVSQGAPFEGLEDMVDEKIITLGGGYPLKNKDVTYGAIGVSGSSADNDIYLASYGASKTERKSV